The following proteins are co-located in the Paenibacillus sp. FSL H8-0079 genome:
- a CDS encoding fumarylacetoacetate hydrolase family protein, with amino-acid sequence MLTNIRNVYCVGRNYKLHAEELGNAVPDEPMIFMKPSHAVVSLNGETLELPATQGEVHYEAELVVRIGRSYEPGVAVDELVDEYAFGIDFTLRDVQTVIKKKGHPWTAAKGFKNSAPVTAFQTFPGAATLLEKDFTLTKNGEEVQRGNIGNMIFSLQDIVDYVGHHYGLGPGDVIFTGTPQGVGPTQAGDVLELAWDGESWGACTIGAAQ; translated from the coding sequence ATGTTGACTAATATTCGCAATGTATACTGTGTAGGACGCAATTATAAACTTCACGCGGAAGAATTGGGTAACGCGGTTCCGGATGAGCCGATGATCTTTATGAAACCTTCTCATGCAGTCGTATCCTTGAATGGTGAAACCCTTGAATTGCCTGCTACCCAAGGTGAAGTTCACTATGAAGCTGAACTGGTCGTGCGAATCGGCCGTAGTTATGAGCCAGGTGTAGCGGTAGATGAGCTGGTGGATGAGTATGCATTTGGTATTGATTTTACATTACGTGATGTACAGACCGTGATTAAGAAAAAGGGTCACCCTTGGACAGCGGCCAAAGGGTTCAAAAATTCTGCGCCGGTTACTGCATTTCAGACATTCCCAGGTGCGGCAACATTGCTGGAGAAAGACTTTACATTGACCAAAAATGGTGAGGAAGTTCAGCGTGGTAACATTGGTAACATGATCTTCAGTTTACAGGATATTGTGGATTATGTAGGTCACCATTACGGCCTGGGGCCGGGCGATGTCATTTTTACAGGAACACCCCAAGGTGTTGGACCAACACAAGCAGGCGATGTGCTCGAACTGGCATGGGACGGCGAATCCTGGGGTGCCTGTACGATTGGGGCAGCGCAATAA
- a CDS encoding MarR family transcriptional regulator, whose protein sequence is MSDRDWEALERTDWLFRKMVRRFVKERDRISVEGISLPGMLILHKIIREGEQRLGDLAEQLDFTSGAITALTDKLEKKGLTIRRRKEDDRRTVLLDITSSGREMYARNSNIGARCITLLFEGFTTEELEQQSQFYERVVANLEGFSDTVLELAENNGIQEHEQSSTRDLEQKQRENTGKSNYLSY, encoded by the coding sequence ATGAGCGATAGAGATTGGGAAGCGTTGGAGCGGACGGACTGGTTATTCCGCAAAATGGTCAGACGATTCGTCAAAGAGCGGGATCGCATCTCTGTAGAGGGCATCAGCCTTCCAGGCATGCTTATACTGCACAAAATCATTCGTGAAGGTGAACAACGGCTTGGAGATTTGGCAGAACAATTGGATTTTACATCCGGTGCCATTACTGCTCTAACCGATAAGTTGGAGAAAAAGGGACTCACCATCCGCAGACGAAAGGAAGACGATCGGCGGACGGTTTTACTGGACATCACATCCAGCGGGCGGGAGATGTATGCGAGAAACAGCAACATCGGTGCTCGATGTATTACGCTTCTGTTTGAGGGTTTTACAACGGAGGAGCTGGAGCAACAGAGTCAATTCTATGAGCGGGTGGTAGCGAATCTGGAGGGATTCTCGGACACGGTGCTGGAATTGGCGGAGAACAATGGGATACAAGAACACGAGCAGTCTTCCACACGTGACCTTGAGCAGAAGCAGCGGGAAAATACCGGGAAGAGTAACTATCTCAGTTATTGA